The DNA sequence GCTTGAGCGTCAGTCGGGTTCGACCGGTACAGTTCGTCGCCGAGACCGCGTCGCGCCCCGTGGGGTTTCAGATACTCTCCGTCGACCTCAAGGTCTGCCTCGTCACAGAGACGCTTCATTACGGACCGTGCGCCCTCCGTCGAAATCGCGGGGAGGACGACCTCGTTCTCTCGGACCACTGCGTCGATATCCGCCGTTTCGAGGTCGATATCCGTCACCTGCGACCGGACTGCGCCGTACTTCGACGGCGCGTGTTCGGTCGGGAACAGCGGAAACTCGGTCGTTGGCGGTTCGAGTTCGTCCTTCCACCGTCGGAGCGGTTTCTGTGCCACTTCGGGCAGCGGTGCGTACTCGTACTCTTGGCTCTTCCCGAGGACGCGGAGTGAGCCGTTCTCCCAATCGACGTCGGCCCACGTCGCGCCGTTTCGGCGGTCGTCTTTGGGGTGAGAGAAGACTTCCGCGCCGCGGACGCCCGTGTGCGCGAGCAGTGCGACGAGTGCGTGTTGGCGGAGTCGCTTGCGCTTCTGAGTTTCGTCGCCGGACTCGATTGCTTCGAGCGCCCGCTGGCGGACGTACGATTCGAGTTGTCGTCGGTCGTCCGGACTCCAGAACTGCTGGGTCTCTCTGGTCCCGGGGTCGTCGGGTAGCTCTTCGAGCGCGATTTCGTCTTCCGCCGGATTCGATTCGAGCAGATGGTCGCGCGAACACCACGTCAGGAACGCTCGCACGTATGCGTAGTACGTCCGTGCGGTGCTGGCGGCGTACTCGTCCTGCCGGACCTTCGTCTTGAGATGGCGTGCGTACCGCCGGAGGTGTATCGGTTCCACCGCGGCCAGCGATTCGACGCCCTCCTCGCGGTCGAGCCAGTCGGCCCAGCGTCGAACGACCGACTCGGCGTTCGAGACGTAGTTGCCCGAGCCGTTTCCCTCAGGGTCCGCGACGGCCTTGCTTCGTACGTAGTCGGCGAGGGCGTCTTCGATATCTGTTCGCCGGGCGGAAGAGCTGTCCTTTCGGTTGTCCACGGTTCGTGCTGTTGGTACGGCGCGGGGGTGACAAAAATCACTCGGTATTATGGCTCTAATGCAAAGTGGACTCGTGACGGTGTTTTGGACGTAAAATCGCATGACGGCGCGGCCTATCGCCATCTATAAAGTAATAAATGATATATCGAAACTTCTGGCTGTGTTGTTCAGAACTCGTGGAATCTGTGCATGGTAGAAACCGACCCAACAGTTCCTGAGTGGCTACATGCCGCTCACAATCTTCCAAAAACCATAGAATATATCACAGAAATCAATCACAGGCGGGCGGAGTCTGGAATGAAAGACTGCCATGTGTGATACCTCTGTCGACCAACCACAAACACCGAAGAAGAGAGGGCCGTTAACCCGGTTTCACATCGTCTAACATCCGCTCGAGGAACTTCCGAAACCGCTCAGCCGTCAGCCGCGGCTTCGACCGAAACTCGACCTCCATAGACACTTGCACCAAGAAATCAACCAACAACCACATATTATACAGCAACACCTCCTTCCAAAGTGGAACAGCCGGACAGGCAACGATTGCGACGTCGTCATCCCACCAAATTGCTTAATCTTGCTATACGCCGTTTCAATCCCAGCTCGCTTTTCGTACTGCTCAATCTTAGCCCGCGTTTTCCTCCGATTTCATCCGAGACCGAGAGATTCGTCGCAAACGCCTGCTCAGCATTGTAGTCCCCGTCCGGCGGCAACACCACAACCGACGTCCACACCTCCTCGTTAGTCACCCTATGTTTCACTGGGCCAGTAATCCTGTGAACTAGCTTCACCCACACCTTCCCGTCCTTCTTCGTCCCCAGGTCTCGTTTCGTTTCTGGAATCGGGATGACGTACATCAAGTCGTAATCTTCCAGTGCAGCGATGGACTCAGCAGCGAAAAACTCCGTATCAGTCTTCAATACGAGGGAGCGGATAGTGGAGCATCTCCACAGTCACCGACGGCTGGCGGCCAACTCCTAAACTACAGTGACTTACACGCCACGAACCACTCGATGTGAGTGGACAACCGAATCGGAAATTCGATTTAGCGCTCACTGGCAGACGAGGCGGAAACGTCTGGACGATTGACGGAGAGCCGTACCCCGACGCCAATCCACTCTCTGTACAGCCTGGTGACCATGTTCGCGTCCACATGGTGAATCATAGTCCTGTGGTCCATCCGATGCACTTGCACGGCCACTTCTTCCAAGTGGGGGACGCCGTCCAAGACACAGTTCTTGTTCCGCAACACATGGGTGAAGTGACGTTCGACTTTATCGCCGACAACCCGGGCGACTGGCTCTTCCATTGCCACAACCTGTATCATCTCGATGCAGGAATGGCACGTGTGATTACATATGTCCAATGACCGACTTCTATACAGGTGTGACGAGAGTAGGTTCGGTTGGCCTGTAAATCTGACAGTGCAAAACAGGACACTACGACTCCTAACTGGCCACGAGAAAGCTGATTGACGTTAATCGGCGTTCGTGACCGCAGCACCGGACTGAGACTCAGACCGGTACGCTCGCCATAGCCCCTGGGCATAGGCGCCGAGGAACATCCCGCCGATTCCCCACAGAATGGGGAAGTTCCCGATGCCGAGGCTCGCATACGCCGCACCCGGACAGATACCCGACAGTCCCCAGCCGACGCCGAAGATACTGCCACCGACCAACACGTTCCGATCGAACGACTTCAATCGCCGGGTGTACTCCTCGCCGGTCAGCGGGGCATGGTCGAGCCACCGCATCGCCACCGTGAACGTGATGCCGGTCACGACTGCCGCCCCGCCCATCACGAACACCAATCCGAAGTCGTCGAGCTGGAGGAAGTCCAGCACGATTTCTGGGCGTGCCATCTGGCTGAAGCCGAGGCCGAACCCGAAGACCAGGCCGCCAACGAAGATTAGCGGCATGAACCACGGCGACCGACCCGTCTCTTGCTGACTGCTCATGGTGTCACCCCCAGTGCTTGAACGAGTTGCGCGGTGCCGATAGCGATGGCCATGAACGTCGCCACGTTCACAATGGAGGTCCGCGAGCCCGAGCCGACCCCGCAGACACCATGGCCTGATGTACATCCTTTCCCGAGACGGGTACCAATGCCGACGAGGAACCCACCGCCGAGGAGCCGCCACCATTGGACGTCTGTCGTCCAGATGCCGCCCTGAAACAGGACAGCGTAGACGGCGGCGCCCGCGACGATACCGAGCGTGAACACGACCCGCCAATCACGCGATTGGATGTACTTGAAGCGGTTGAATCGCGGGAAATCCGACACATACGACAGTGTCGATTCAAGGAACGTACTCGCACCCGCGATGATTCCTGTTCCAAGGTAGATAATCGCAGCACCGAGACCAATGAGAACCCCACCGATGGCGTAGTGGACAACGCCACGCGGGAAGAGGTCCCAAGCGGCGAGAAGCGGTGTGATATCGAGCATGTGCCGGATTAGTCCCCCGTGAGTGCTTCGTCACTTGCAGCGCAGTTGTTCGGTCCCAGCTCAAGGGTGAACGCTTCGTCGTCGTCAGTATCACGCTGGCCGAGGTTGGTTGCGATGATTTCCTCGTAGTTTGCAGGCCGGGGCGGCATATCTGCGACGATGAATTCGACGAATTCGTCCCTGTCCATCGAGAGCGCGTCCATCGACTCCTGCAAGTCACCGAGCGCGGCAGTGTACGTCCCGTCGTTCGGCGCTGCGGCGTCGCTAAAGTGTGCGGGCGCGACGATGGTATCAGCGGCCTGCGGCAGAATCTTCTCGGTGAGACTTTCGTAGAGGGTTTCCGCCGCGTTCTTAGCAGCTTCAGGGTCTTCGAGGTCGGGGCGAGCAACGCTCTCAGTGAACAAGCCGTCACCGGTGAACAGGACGTTCCCGACCTTGTACGCCGTCATACCCGTGGTGTGCCCGGGCGTGTGAACAACGTCGATTTCAACGTCGCCGACGGTGAAGGTGTCGCCGTTCGCGACCGTCTCGTAGGACTGGTCGTACTCCACGCCGCGGTCGGCAGCGGGCGCAGGGAGAACCGCCATCGCACCAGTCTCGGCGGTGAGGGCACGGATACCAGAGATGTGATCGGCGTGAATGTGGGTATCGAGCGCGTACGTGAGGTCTGCGCTGTGCGTCTGTACATCCTCAAGGTATTCGTCCGTGAACGCGCGGAGTGGGTCGATGACGGCGGCTTCGCCTTCCGAGATGATGAGGTAGGCGAGACAGCCGCTCGACGGGCGCTGGTACTGGAGAATCGTCGCGGCGGTGTCGGCGTTCAATTCCTGTGACTCGTAGATGCGTGCCCAGCCCTGCATGCCGTCTTCGAGGTGGTTGACGGTGTAGTCGCGCTCTTTGAGCAGGCCTGCAACGTACTCGCTCGACCCGCCTTTTGCGCACAACACCATTACTTCGCGGTCGTCAGGAATGTCGGCAACGAGTTCATCGTCAACATCGCCGGTGAGGAACTCGAAGTACGGGATGTTGATGATTTCAACATTTTCTCCGCTGATTTGCCATTGGTTGAAGTCGTCAGCGGCACGGGTGTCGAGGAGGAACACCTCCTCGCCCGCGTCGATGCGGTCTTTGAGTGTCGTGGGGTCGATCGATTCGACCGCCACGTCTGCGTCTGGGAAGTTGTCTACTGTCATCACCTGGTGTTACTTCCTTCACGCCAATAAAGGTTGCTATGATATTTCCAAAATAGCACAATACTATCTCCGGTTCGCCATGGGCATGCGCACAAAACAAACGGCTAGATGGCAGTATTAGCGAACCTCGGCGAGTAGAGTCGTGTGCAGAAATGACTATGACCGACAATCTTTTAACAACGCCAGCAGTATTGTGGAATGCGTTCAACACAGAACATTCGTGACCACTATGAATACGGAATACGATACCGCAGAAACACTCGACGTAAAGGGCCAGAACTGTCCGATGCCGGTCGTCAAGACCAAACAGACAATCGACGACCTGTCAGCAGGCGACATCCTCGAAGTGTTGGCCACCGACCCCGGCAGCATGAGCGACATCAAAGGCTGGGCCGAGACAACCAACGGCGTCGCACTCATCGATCAGGTCGAAGACAGTGACGTCTACAAGCACTACGTCCAGAAGGAGGACTAACGACCCATGAGTACCGAGACAAACGCTGGAGACGCAGCTGACGTTGACAAGCTGAGTCGCGCCGAACTCCAGCGACAGGTCGAAGAACTCCAAGATGAATTGGCGGACGTGAAAGTCCAATTGGACGATGGACCGAAGAAGATGTCGATTATTGCGACGAAGGGCACGCTGGACATGGCGTATCCGCCGCTCATCTTGGCGAGTACCGCCGCTGCGTTCGGCTGGGACGTGACCGTCTTCCATACGTTCTGGGGGCTCGACATCCTCCACGAAGAGCAGTCGAAAAACCTGAAGCTGAGCGCCGTCGGCAACCCCAACATGCCCGTACCCAATGCGATTGCTGCGCTCCCAGGCATGGACTCCGTGGCAACGAAGATGATGAACAAGAAAATCGCGGACAACGACACCGCGACCATCGAAGAGTTGATCGATACATCGCTCGACATGGGTGTCGATTTCCTCGCGTGCCAAATGACGGCTAATCTGATGGACTATGATGAGGATGCGTTCTACGAGGGCGTGACGACTGGTGTCGGTGCAGCCACTGCACTTCAGGATATGGCTGACGCCGACATCCAGCTCATGATATAGAGTGGTGAAGTGGCCAGAGTATAGTGCAGTTTTGCTACAAGAACTAACTATTCTGGAGTCGTAATTCTGTGTGAAGCAGGGAAAACGTACAGTTCGAGCACAATGACGGGCAGTTTTCCCTGCTCCATTTGCGGACGTTGGTATTGAAGTACGATGTTTCTGACCCAGTCCGGTATTGTATTCCCGCCACAACACCATCACAACTCTTTTACACTGTCTCCTGGTAGTATTGCACATAATGAGCAATAAGGAAGTGAGGCCAGCCGAAGTGGCACGGCGCCTCGAAGCAGACGACGAGAATCTATACCTCCTCGACGTCCGCAACGAGGACGACTACGAGGAGTGGCAGATTAACGGGAGTCACAACATCCCCATCTACGACCAACTCCTCGACGAGAACTACACCGGGTTGGAAGCATCACTTGACGAACTCCCCGAAGACAAGGAGATTATCATCGTGTGTGTCGGCGGTGTCACCTCGGCCCGAGCCGCCGAGTTCCTCCGCGAACGCGGCTACGATGCCAAGTCGGTCGCCGGCGGTATGAGTGGGTGGGGCCGACTCCATCGCACCTACGACCTCGAGGCAGTCGAAGGTGTTACCCAAATCGTTCGCCCCGGCACTGGGTGTATCTCGTACCTCGTCCGCGACGGCGATGAAGCATTGATTGTCGACCCGACCCAGTACGTGGATAAGTACCTGAAATTGGCCGACGAACGCGACCTCACCATCGTCGGGGTCGCCGACACACACGCCCACGCCGACCACGTCTCCGGAGCACGGCAACTCGCGGACGAACTCGACGTCCCCTACTACCTCCACGGCGCCGACGCTGGCAACCTCGACAACTACACGGCCATCGAAGAGGGTGAATCCCTCCAAGTTGGTGACCGCAGCATCGACGTGCTCCACACGCCGGGCCACACCCCCGGGAGTGTCTCGTTCCAATACGACGACGCACTGCTCAATGGCGACACGCTGTTTATCCGTAGCGTTGGTCGACCTGACCTCGAAGACAGCGACGAGGATGCGATTCGGACGGCAGCCCGCGATTTGTTCGACAGTCTCGACCGGCTCTTGGCACTGCCGGACCAGACGGCCGTCCTACCCGGCCACTTCAGCGATGAAGAAATCCGTCCGCTCGCGGTGACCCTCGGCGACCGTGCTGACGGTGAACTCCTCGAGTTCGTCACGAACGGTGACAAGAAGGGGTTCGTCGAGACCATCGTCGAGAGCCTCGCTGACAAACCTGCGAACTACAACGAGATTAAGCAGATTAATTGGGGCAACGAACCGCTCACGGAGGACGCAGAGGCGCTCGAACTCGGACCGAACAACTGCGCGGCCAACTAACGACGGTCCGCAGTTCCCGTAGTTTTTCTACGGCTGTTCCACCTGATGGTGGGGCGTATTAATTGGGCGTAGCGTTTTTCGCTTATCCCTCTCCTCGTCCGATGACTATGCGGTGTTGTTCTATTTGTACAAAACTCTTTTAGCGAGGGGTCGCCTAGGAAGAAGTGATATGAGTGACTCAATGGTGGAAATGCTCCAGAAGGACATGGAATGTGAAGGGCTCCTCGAGTGTATGCACGGTCTCAAGGAACTTGATAAACAAGTGTTCCGTGCGCTCGTCGAGAGTGAAGAGCCTTTGACGGTGGACGAAGCCGCAGAACGCGTCGACCGGGAGCGGTCAACCGCATACCGGTCAATCCAACGGCTCATCCAGGCCGGGTTCATCCAGAAAGAGCAAATCAACTACGACCAAGGCGGGTACTACCACGTCTATCGCCCTGTCGATCCGAGCAACATCGCCGACAATATGCAGCGGATGCTCAACGATTGGTACGCCCAGATGGGCCAGCTCATCCAGGAGTTCGAGGACAAGTACAACCAACAGGCTCCTCAACAGAGTTCGCCCGAAGTCTGATTTTCTACGACGACTAGTCTGAACACGCGGACAGCATAGCACTTTGTGTCCTGCAATGGGGAACGGATGATTATCGACCCAAATCACTTTACAGTATTGGGCAGTAGTGGTACTTATGGAGTATACTCTCGATTGAACTGTGTCCGGTGACTTTGAGAACATCGTCGACCAGACGATTGACGCGTTGGAAGACGAAGGATTTGGCGTCCTCTGTAATATCGACGTCCAAGCTACACTCAAACAGAAACTGGATGCCGACTTTCGTCAGTACCGTATTCTCGGCGCCTGTAACCCGGAACAGGCACATCAAGGGCTTCAAGATGAACTCTTGCTTGGAACACTGCTCCCGTGCAATGTCGTTGTCTACGAAACGGACGATGGTGATGTCGGTGTCAGTGCAATCGATCCAGGACAGTTGGTTAGTGTTACCGACAATGAGGCGCTTGAGAGCATTGCAGCAGACGTTCATCAGAGCTTCGAACGTGTGCTTGACGAAGTCGAAGGGTAATCGACTGAACCCCGTAGGGAACTACTTTTTGCGGAGATCTTCGTTCAGGAGTTCTCCCTCAGCGTGCCAGGTTCGCGGTCGTAACGCGATGAAAATCAAAGTGGCGTAGCTGAGTAAGACAATAGCGCTCACGATGCTCCCCGGGATTTGGCCGATGGCTGCGCTCGCCGGCCATGGGGCGTCTGCAAACGCAGTGACCCGAATGAGCCACGCTCCGAGGAGGACGGAGAGCAGTGGGAGATACACCCGCCGGAGGCGATGGGCTATTGCTTCCATCCGCGAAATCTTGAGGCGCGGTTGTCGATAATCCGTACTCAGTTTGGCTCGCCAGTTCGGATCTTCCAGTCCTTGTGAGGGGTCGAGACCGTACGCGAAGACATTCTTTTGCAACGTCCGATAGCGAGACCGCCAGATGTCGTACCCGCGGTACCGACGGGCTTCAATCACCAGAAAGACGCCGAGTATCGACGCACCAGCCAGCAACACGTAATGGGGATTCGACTCGCTTGAGAACGCCCACGTCAGGATGGCGGCGATGACAATGACCGCCCAGTTGGTTGTGCGGTCGAGGCGTTCGCGCCAGAAGCGCATGCGGTGGATTTCACCGCGGTACAGATGCGCCATGGATCCGCTCGGCCCCATCTCCTCGTCGAGCAGGCCTTGGCCGACTTCGCGGTGGTCGGGGTCCGCCGGGTCGAACTCTTTCTGTGACCGGTCACTCATAGACAGGCATCTACGAGAGCCTTGTATAATTGTGCTACGATTCCACCATACAGGAGGTAGATGAGAACGAGGCAAATGAGCATCTGAGGACAGACAAACAGACCCTCACCGATGAATCACGTATCGAAGGCCCTTCTCGATGAGTGGAAGGTCGTTCGTCTGCCGAACAATACTATTCCCTTGAGGACACAATCGTGCAGTATGCAACGTGGACAACTGACCGAGTTCGCGCTGAACGAGGTCGTTCAGCAGGCATTCAGTAGTGTCTAATTTGCGTTCCTGTTCGTACTGGCTTGTAGGTTCGACCACGATTTTCTCCGCTGGCTTCGATTAAATTGTAGTGGTATAGAATCGATACGCCCATGCTGTACAGACGTTCAAGAGACGCAATTGGGCCGAATCGAACCATTCTGTGACGACACGGACATCGCTTCTGCAGAGACGCACTCTTAGGGAACCTCTCAGTAGCCAACTACCGGATGGAGTGCCTGAAGTATGATTGCAGCTTCGAACGCGGCGGTTGACCTAAAACACGGGTCATCAAACGGCTGGTCGTCCACGATATCCTAACGTGGCAACGGACTAATTATTAATGTCTCTAATATTTATGCAGTATAGAGTAAAGTATTGAATGTGGTGGAAGATAACACCAATCGGGAAGCGGTGGCAGAGGAGCGCGAAACGTCGCGTCGGACTTTCCTGCGGGCGACTGGGGCGCTAACCGTGGGCGGGTCGCTACTAGGAAGCGTAGACGTCGCCGCCGCGGATAGCGGCGACGCCGACCTCGAGAAACTCGTCGCCGAGATGACCCTCGATGAGAAGGTCAGTCGGACGCACGGCGCGGAGGGTGGTCCCGAGGGAATCGCGGGCTACCTTCAAGGCGTCGAGTCACCTGACGTCCCTGGGATGGGGATGGCCGACGGCCCGCCGGGCGCTTCCCTCGGCGTCCCGACGACCGACTTCCCGCATCCCATCGCCACGGCGGCGACGTTCAACCCCTCGCTCGTCTCCGAGCAGGGGCGGGCCATCGCGCGCGAAGCGAAATCCGGCGGCGTCGAAGTCCTGCTCGCGCCGTCGATGGACATGGCGCGAGTCCCGTTGCACAGTCGACACGGCGAGACGTACGGCGAAGACCCGCATCTCGCCGCCGAAATGGCGAAAGCCTACACCTCGGCAGTCCAGTCGGAGGGCGTCATCGCGACGCTGAAACACTTCGTCTGCTACAACCAAGCGAGTACGACCGGCTCCGTCTACGACTACTTCTCGACGTCCGAGCACAACGTCGTCGTCAGTGAGCGCGCCCGCCGCGAACTCTACTACCAGCCGTTCAAGGCCGCCGTCACCGAGGGCGGCGCCGGCGCAGTCATGCCCGCGTACAACAAGATAAACGGGACGTACAGCAGTGAACACCGCGAACTCCTGCGAGACGTTCTCAAGGACGAGTGGGGCTTCGACGGGTTCGTCGTCTCCGACTGGGGCGGCACCCACAGCACCGTCGAGGCGGCACAGAACGGTCTCGACATCGAGATGCCGTCCGCGAACTACTTCGGCGACACCCTCAAGAAGGCAGTCGAGAACGGCGACGTCGAGGAGAGCACCGTCGACGAGATGGTGAAACGCGGTCTCACCGCACAGCAGGAAATCGGCGCGCTCGACGGTGAGCGCGACGGGTCGGAACCGGTCCGCGGGACGGACGAGCACTTCGAACTCGCCCAGCAGATAGCCGAAGAGGGCACCGTCCTCCTCAAGAACGAGGACGACCTCCTCCCGCTCGACCGCGACGGGGTCGACGAAATCGCGCTCGTCGGCCCGAGTCCGACCGGCTTCAAGACGAGCATCGGCGGCAGCGACCACATCGACGCGATTCGTCGCGTCGACCCCGTCGAAGGTCTCGACGCCGTCGCAGGCGACGACGTCACCGTCACGACCGTCTCGACCGACCGGTCCCGACTCGTCGAGACCGAACACCTCACGCCGGCGTCCGGCACCGGGAACGGACT is a window from the Halorussus sp. MSC15.2 genome containing:
- a CDS encoding DUF302 domain-containing protein, encoding MSGDFENIVDQTIDALEDEGFGVLCNIDVQATLKQKLDADFRQYRILGACNPEQAHQGLQDELLLGTLLPCNVVVYETDDGDVGVSAIDPGQLVSVTDNEALESIAADVHQSFERVLDEVEG
- a CDS encoding glycoside hydrolase family 3 C-terminal domain-containing protein, which produces MEDNTNREAVAEERETSRRTFLRATGALTVGGSLLGSVDVAAADSGDADLEKLVAEMTLDEKVSRTHGAEGGPEGIAGYLQGVESPDVPGMGMADGPPGASLGVPTTDFPHPIATAATFNPSLVSEQGRAIAREAKSGGVEVLLAPSMDMARVPLHSRHGETYGEDPHLAAEMAKAYTSAVQSEGVIATLKHFVCYNQASTTGSVYDYFSTSEHNVVVSERARRELYYQPFKAAVTEGGAGAVMPAYNKINGTYSSEHRELLRDVLKDEWGFDGFVVSDWGGTHSTVEAAQNGLDIEMPSANYFGDTLKKAVENGDVEESTVDEMVKRGLTAQQEIGALDGERDGSEPVRGTDEHFELAQQIAEEGTVLLKNEDDLLPLDRDGVDEIALVGPSPTGFKTSIGGSDHIDAIRRVDPVEGLDAVAGDDVTVTTVSTDRSRLVETEHLTPASGTGNGLTAEYFTSDDWSGSPVRTRVEDQVDLTETELSDIGANSVRWTGTLTAPTSGTFGVAVTSQGPGRLYVDGEPLVRSEGGGFFGPKTEEASLELEAGQTYDIRVEAAGGPASLSWNPPEGIRDAVAAAESADVAVVLAQTDTFYGDDRHEYALPGNQSALVDAVRTANEETVLLLNTEAPVELPWVEDVPAILQLWFPGQEGGRALANILFGEVTPSGKTPVTFGADLEDYLPQEITSLPDGARGYPGIDGTAYYDEGVFVGYRHFDEHDVEPVFPFGHGESYTDFEYEDLRVTPKVKNEAKQTLKAKLRVTNTGDRTGAETVQLYVHDVDASVERPPKELEAFEKVALDPGETATVTFELADSAFEFFHPDDGWTVETGAFEVLVGSSSRDIRLRDGVEVIDPRSNGGRADAPGHADD
- a CDS encoding helix-turn-helix domain-containing protein, whose product is MSDSMVEMLQKDMECEGLLECMHGLKELDKQVFRALVESEEPLTVDEAAERVDRERSTAYRSIQRLIQAGFIQKEQINYDQGGYYHVYRPVDPSNIADNMQRMLNDWYAQMGQLIQEFEDKYNQQAPQQSSPEV
- a CDS encoding sulfurtransferase TusA family protein — its product is MNTEYDTAETLDVKGQNCPMPVVKTKQTIDDLSAGDILEVLATDPGSMSDIKGWAETTNGVALIDQVEDSDVYKHYVQKED
- a CDS encoding YeeE/YedE family protein, coding for MSSQQETGRSPWFMPLIFVGGLVFGFGLGFSQMARPEIVLDFLQLDDFGLVFVMGGAAVVTGITFTVAMRWLDHAPLTGEEYTRRLKSFDRNVLVGGSIFGVGWGLSGICPGAAYASLGIGNFPILWGIGGMFLGAYAQGLWRAYRSESQSGAAVTNAD
- a CDS encoding multicopper oxidase domain-containing protein, which encodes MSGQPNRKFDLALTGRRGGNVWTIDGEPYPDANPLSVQPGDHVRVHMVNHSPVVHPMHLHGHFFQVGDAVQDTVLVPQHMGEVTFDFIADNPGDWLFHCHNLYHLDAGMARVITYVQ
- a CDS encoding YeeE/YedE family protein, with the translated sequence MLDITPLLAAWDLFPRGVVHYAIGGVLIGLGAAIIYLGTGIIAGASTFLESTLSYVSDFPRFNRFKYIQSRDWRVVFTLGIVAGAAVYAVLFQGGIWTTDVQWWRLLGGGFLVGIGTRLGKGCTSGHGVCGVGSGSRTSIVNVATFMAIAIGTAQLVQALGVTP
- a CDS encoding MBL fold metallo-hydrolase, encoding MSNKEVRPAEVARRLEADDENLYLLDVRNEDDYEEWQINGSHNIPIYDQLLDENYTGLEASLDELPEDKEIIIVCVGGVTSARAAEFLRERGYDAKSVAGGMSGWGRLHRTYDLEAVEGVTQIVRPGTGCISYLVRDGDEALIVDPTQYVDKYLKLADERDLTIVGVADTHAHADHVSGARQLADELDVPYYLHGADAGNLDNYTAIEEGESLQVGDRSIDVLHTPGHTPGSVSFQYDDALLNGDTLFIRSVGRPDLEDSDEDAIRTAARDLFDSLDRLLALPDQTAVLPGHFSDEEIRPLAVTLGDRADGELLEFVTNGDKKGFVETIVESLADKPANYNEIKQINWGNEPLTEDAEALELGPNNCAAN
- a CDS encoding DsrE/DsrF/DrsH-like family protein, producing the protein MSTETNAGDAADVDKLSRAELQRQVEELQDELADVKVQLDDGPKKMSIIATKGTLDMAYPPLILASTAAAFGWDVTVFHTFWGLDILHEEQSKNLKLSAVGNPNMPVPNAIAALPGMDSVATKMMNKKIADNDTATIEELIDTSLDMGVDFLACQMTANLMDYDEDAFYEGVTTGVGAATALQDMADADIQLMI
- a CDS encoding DUF2270 domain-containing protein, translating into MSDRSQKEFDPADPDHREVGQGLLDEEMGPSGSMAHLYRGEIHRMRFWRERLDRTTNWAVIVIAAILTWAFSSESNPHYVLLAGASILGVFLVIEARRYRGYDIWRSRYRTLQKNVFAYGLDPSQGLEDPNWRAKLSTDYRQPRLKISRMEAIAHRLRRVYLPLLSVLLGAWLIRVTAFADAPWPASAAIGQIPGSIVSAIVLLSYATLIFIALRPRTWHAEGELLNEDLRKK
- a CDS encoding tyrosine-type recombinase/integrase, which codes for MDNRKDSSSARRTDIEDALADYVRSKAVADPEGNGSGNYVSNAESVVRRWADWLDREEGVESLAAVEPIHLRRYARHLKTKVRQDEYAASTARTYYAYVRAFLTWCSRDHLLESNPAEDEIALEELPDDPGTRETQQFWSPDDRRQLESYVRQRALEAIESGDETQKRKRLRQHALVALLAHTGVRGAEVFSHPKDDRRNGATWADVDWENGSLRVLGKSQEYEYAPLPEVAQKPLRRWKDELEPPTTEFPLFPTEHAPSKYGAVRSQVTDIDLETADIDAVVRENEVVLPAISTEGARSVMKRLCDEADLEVDGEYLKPHGARRGLGDELYRSNPTDAQAALRHSSISVTNESYSHIEAGEIGDVIDNTRERGEDER
- a CDS encoding MBL fold metallo-hydrolase, with translation MTVDNFPDADVAVESIDPTTLKDRIDAGEEVFLLDTRAADDFNQWQISGENVEIINIPYFEFLTGDVDDELVADIPDDREVMVLCAKGGSSEYVAGLLKERDYTVNHLEDGMQGWARIYESQELNADTAATILQYQRPSSGCLAYLIISEGEAAVIDPLRAFTDEYLEDVQTHSADLTYALDTHIHADHISGIRALTAETGAMAVLPAPAADRGVEYDQSYETVANGDTFTVGDVEIDVVHTPGHTTGMTAYKVGNVLFTGDGLFTESVARPDLEDPEAAKNAAETLYESLTEKILPQAADTIVAPAHFSDAAAPNDGTYTAALGDLQESMDALSMDRDEFVEFIVADMPPRPANYEEIIATNLGQRDTDDDEAFTLELGPNNCAASDEALTGD